In Papio anubis isolate 15944 chromosome 17, Panubis1.0, whole genome shotgun sequence, the following are encoded in one genomic region:
- the LLGL2 gene encoding LLGL scribble cell polarity complex component 2 isoform X4, translated as MRRFLRPGHDPVRERLKRDLFQFNKTVEHGFPHQPSALGYSPSLRILAIGTRSGAIKLYGAPGVEFMGLHRENNAVTQIHLLPGQCQLVTLLDDNSLHLWSLKVKGGASELQEDESFTLRGPPGAAPSATQITVVLPHSSCELLYLGTESGNVFVVQLPAFRALEDRTISSDAVLQRLPEEARHRRVFEMVEALQEHPRDPNQILIGYSRGLVVIWDLQGSRVLYHFLSSQQLENIWWQRDGRLLVSCHSDGSYCQWPVSSDAQQPEPLRSLVPYGPFPCKAITKILWLTTRQGLPFTIFQGGMPRASYGDRHCISVIHDGQQTAFDFTSRVIDFTVLTEADPAAAFDDPYALVVLAEEELVVIDLQTAGWPPVQLPYLASLHCSAITCSHHVSNIPLKLWERIIAAGSQQNAHFSTMEWPIDGGTSLTPAPPQRDLLLTGHEDGTVRFWDASGVCLRLLYKLSTVRVFLTDTDPNENLSAQGEDEWPPLRKVGSFDPYSDDPRLGIQKIFLCKYSGYLAVAGTAGQVLVLELNDEAAEQAVEQVEADLLQDQEGYRWKGHERLAARSGPVRFEPGFQPFVLVQCQPPAVVTSLALHSEWRLVAFGTSHGFGLFDHQQRRQVFVKCTLHPSDQLALEGPLSRVKSLKKSLRQSFRRMRRSRVSSRKRRPAGPPGEVQEGSAKTERPGLQNMELAPVQRKIEARSAEDSFTGFVRTLYFADTYLRDSSRHCPSLWAGTNGGTIYAFSLRVPPAERRMDEPVRAEQAKEIQLMHRAPVVGILVLDGHSVPLPEPLEVAHDLSKSPDMQGSHQLLVVSEEQFKVFTLPKVSAKLKLKLTALEGSRVRRVSVAHFGSRRAEDYGEHHLAVLTNLGDIQVVSLPLLKPQVRYSCIRREDVSGIASCVFTKYGQGFYLISPSEFERFSLSTKWLVEPRCLVDSAETKNHRPGNGAGPKKAPSRARNSGTQSDGEEKQPGLVMERALLSDERASTGIHIERPWGAASAMAESEWLSGQAAR; from the exons ACGGTGGAGCATGGCTTCCCGCACCAGCCAAGCGCCCTCGGCTACAGCCCGTCCCTGCGTATCCTGGCCATCGGCACCCGTTCTGGAGCCATCAAGCT CTATGGAGCCCCGGGCGTGGAGTTCATGGGGCTGCACCGGGAGAACAACGCAGTGACGCAGATCCACCTCCTGCCCGGCCAG TGCCAGCTGGTCACCCTGCTGGATGACAACAGCCTGCACCTTTGGAGCCTGAAGGTCAAGGGCGGAGCATCGGAGCTGCAGGAGGATGAGAGCTTCACACTGCGTGGCCCCCCAGG GGCTGCCCCCAGTGCCACACAGATCACCGTGGTCCTGCCCCATTCCTCGTGCGAACTGCTGTACCTGGGCACCGAGAGCGGCAACGTGTTTGTGGTGCAGCTGCCAGCTTTTCGCGCGCTGGAGGACCGGACCATCAGCTCGGACGCGGTGCTGCAGCG GTTGCCAGAGGAGGCCCGCCACCGGCGGGTGTTCGAGATGGTGGAGGCGCTGCAGGAGCACCCTCGAGACCCCAACCAGATCCTGATCGGCTACAGCCGAGGTCTTGTTGTCATCTGGGACCTGCAGGGCAGCCGTGTGCTCTACCACTTCCTCAGCAGCCAG CAACTGGAGAACATCTGGTGGCAGCGGGACGGCCGCCTACTCGTCAGCTGTCACTCCGATGGCAGCTACTGCCAGTGGCCCGTGTCCAGCGACGCCCAGCAACCAGAGCCCCTCCGCAGCCTCGTGCCTTACG GTCCCTTTCCTTGCAAAGCGATTACCAAAATCCTCTGGCTGACCACTAGGCAGGG GTTGCCCTTCACCATCTTCCAGGGCGGCATGCCACGGGCCAGCTACGGGGACCGCCACTGCATCTCAGTGATCCACGATGGCCAGCAGACGGCCTTCGACTTCACCTCCCGTGTCATCGACTTTACTGTCCTCACAGAGGCGGACCCTGCAGCCG CCTTTGACGACCCCTATGCCCTGGTGGTGCTGGCTGAGGAGGAGCTGGTGGTGATTGACCTGCAGACAGCAGGCTGGCCACCGGTCCAGCTGCCCTACCTGGCTTCCCTGCACTGTTCCGCCATCACCTGCTCCCACCACGTCTCCAACATCCCCCTGAAGCTGTGGGAGCGGATCATTGCCGCCGGCAGCCAGCAGAATGCGCACTTCTCCACCATG GAGTGGCCAATTGACGGTGGCACCAGCCtgaccccagccccaccccagaggGATCTGCTGCTCACAGG GCACGAGGATGGCACGGTGCGGTTCTGGGATGCCTCAGGTGTCTGCTTGCGGCTGCTGTACAAACTCAGCACGGTGCGCGTGTTCCTCACCGACACGGACCCCAACGAGAACCTCAGTGCCCAGGGCGAGGACGAGTGGCCCCCACTCCGCAAG GTGGGCTCCTTTGACCCCTACAGTGATGACCCCCGGCTGGGCATCCAGAAGATCTTCCTCTGCAAGTACAGTGGCTACCTGGCTGTGGCAGGCACGGCAGGGCAG GTGCTGGTACTGGAACTGAATGATGAGGCAGCGGAGCAGGCTGTGGAGCAGGTGGAGGCCGACCTGCTGCAAGACCAAGAGGGCTACCGCTGGAAGGGGCACGAGCGCCTGGCAGCCCGCTCAGGGCCTGTGCGCTTTGAGCCTGGCTTTCAGCCCTTCGTGTTGGTACAGTGCCAGCCCCCGGCTGTGGTCACCTCCTTGGCCCTGCACTCTGAGTGGCGGCTTGTGGCCTTCGGCACCAGCCATGGCTTTGGCCTCTTTGACCACCAGCAGCGGCGGCAGGTCTTTGTTAA GTGCACGCTGCACCCCAGTGACCAGCTGGCCTTGGAGGGCCCATTGTCCCGCGTCAAGTCCCTCAAGAAGTCCTTGCGTCAGTCATTCCGCCGGATGCGTCGGAGCCGGGTGTCCAGCCGGAAGCGGCGCCCGGCTGGCCCCCCAGGAGAG GTACAGGAGGGGAGCGCCAAGACTGAGCGGCCCGGCCTCCAGAACATGGAGCTGGCACCTGTGCAGCGCAAGATCGAGGCTCGCTCGGCAGAGGACTCCTTCACAGGCTTCGTCCGGACCCTGTACTTTGCTGACACCTACCTGAGGGACA GTTCCCGCCACTGCCCCTCGCTGTGGGCTGGCACCAACGGGGGCACCATCTATGCCTTCTCCTTGCGTGTGCCCCCCGCTGAGCGGAGAATGGATGAGCCTGTGCGGGCAGAGCAGG CCAAGGAGATCCAGCTGATGCACCGGGCGCCGGTGGTGGGCATCCTGGTGCTCGACGGACACAGCGTACCCCTTCCCGAGCCCCTCGAAGTGGCCCATGATCTGTCGAAGAGCCCTGACATGCAGGGAAGCCACCAGCTGCTCGTTGTGTCGGAGGAGCAGTTCAAG GTGTTCACGCTGCCCAAGGTGAGTGCCAAGCTGAAGCTGAAGCTGACGGCCCTGGAGGGCTCAAGGGTGAGGCGGGTCAGCGTGGCCCACTTCGGCAGTCGTCGAGCTGAGGACTATGGGGAGCACCACCTGGCAGTCCTCACCAATCTGGGTGACATCCAGGTGGTGTCGCTGCCACTGCTCAAGCCCCAGGTGCGCTACAGCTGCATCCGCCGGGAGGACGTCAGTGGCATCGCCTCCTGCGTCTTCACCAAATATGGCCAAG GCTTCTACCTGATCTCACCCTCGGAGTTCGAGCGCTTCTCTCTCTCCACCAAGTGGCTGGTGGAGCCCCGGTGTCTGGTGGATTCAGCAGAAACCAAGAACCACCGCCCTGGTAACGGGGCAGGCCCCAAGAAGGCGCCGAGCCGAGCCAG GAACTCAGGGACTCAGAGTGATGGCGAGG AGAAACAGCCCGGCTTGGTGATGGAGCGCGCTTTGCTCAGTGATGAGA GAGCCTCAACTGGCATTCACATCGAGCGGCCATGGGGTgcagcctcagcaatggcggag AGTGAGTGGCTGAGCGGCCAGGCTGCACGATGA
- the LLGL2 gene encoding LLGL scribble cell polarity complex component 2 isoform X1 — protein MRRFLRPGHDPVRERLKRDLFQFNKTVEHGFPHQPSALGYSPSLRILAIGTRSGAIKLYGAPGVEFMGLHRENNAVTQIHLLPGQCQLVTLLDDNSLHLWSLKVKGGASELQEDESFTLRGPPGAAPSATQITVVLPHSSCELLYLGTESGNVFVVQLPAFRALEDRTISSDAVLQRLPEEARHRRVFEMVEALQEHPRDPNQILIGYSRGLVVIWDLQGSRVLYHFLSSQQLENIWWQRDGRLLVSCHSDGSYCQWPVSSDAQQPEPLRSLVPYGPFPCKAITKILWLTTRQGLPFTIFQGGMPRASYGDRHCISVIHDGQQTAFDFTSRVIDFTVLTEADPAAAFDDPYALVVLAEEELVVIDLQTAGWPPVQLPYLASLHCSAITCSHHVSNIPLKLWERIIAAGSQQNAHFSTMEWPIDGGTSLTPAPPQRDLLLTGHEDGTVRFWDASGVCLRLLYKLSTVRVFLTDTDPNENLSAQGEDEWPPLRKVGSFDPYSDDPRLGIQKIFLCKYSGYLAVAGTAGQVLVLELNDEAAEQAVEQVEADLLQDQEGYRWKGHERLAARSGPVRFEPGFQPFVLVQCQPPAVVTSLALHSEWRLVAFGTSHGFGLFDHQQRRQVFVKCTLHPSDQLALEGPLSRVKSLKKSLRQSFRRMRRSRVSSRKRRPAGPPGEVQEGSAKTERPGLQNMELAPVQRKIEARSAEDSFTGFVRTLYFADTYLRDSSRHCPSLWAGTNGGTIYAFSLRVPPAERRMDEPVRAEQAKEIQLMHRAPVVGILVLDGHSVPLPEPLEVAHDLSKSPDMQGSHQLLVVSEEQFKVFTLPKVSAKLKLKLTALEGSRVRRVSVAHFGSRRAEDYGEHHLAVLTNLGDIQVVSLPLLKPQVRYSCIRREDVSGIASCVFTKYGQGFYLISPSEFERFSLSTKWLVEPRCLVDSAETKNHRPGNGAGPKKAPSRARNSGTQSDGEEKQPGLVMERALLSDERVLKEIQSTLEGDRGSLNWHSHRAAMGCSLSNGGAE, from the exons ACGGTGGAGCATGGCTTCCCGCACCAGCCAAGCGCCCTCGGCTACAGCCCGTCCCTGCGTATCCTGGCCATCGGCACCCGTTCTGGAGCCATCAAGCT CTATGGAGCCCCGGGCGTGGAGTTCATGGGGCTGCACCGGGAGAACAACGCAGTGACGCAGATCCACCTCCTGCCCGGCCAG TGCCAGCTGGTCACCCTGCTGGATGACAACAGCCTGCACCTTTGGAGCCTGAAGGTCAAGGGCGGAGCATCGGAGCTGCAGGAGGATGAGAGCTTCACACTGCGTGGCCCCCCAGG GGCTGCCCCCAGTGCCACACAGATCACCGTGGTCCTGCCCCATTCCTCGTGCGAACTGCTGTACCTGGGCACCGAGAGCGGCAACGTGTTTGTGGTGCAGCTGCCAGCTTTTCGCGCGCTGGAGGACCGGACCATCAGCTCGGACGCGGTGCTGCAGCG GTTGCCAGAGGAGGCCCGCCACCGGCGGGTGTTCGAGATGGTGGAGGCGCTGCAGGAGCACCCTCGAGACCCCAACCAGATCCTGATCGGCTACAGCCGAGGTCTTGTTGTCATCTGGGACCTGCAGGGCAGCCGTGTGCTCTACCACTTCCTCAGCAGCCAG CAACTGGAGAACATCTGGTGGCAGCGGGACGGCCGCCTACTCGTCAGCTGTCACTCCGATGGCAGCTACTGCCAGTGGCCCGTGTCCAGCGACGCCCAGCAACCAGAGCCCCTCCGCAGCCTCGTGCCTTACG GTCCCTTTCCTTGCAAAGCGATTACCAAAATCCTCTGGCTGACCACTAGGCAGGG GTTGCCCTTCACCATCTTCCAGGGCGGCATGCCACGGGCCAGCTACGGGGACCGCCACTGCATCTCAGTGATCCACGATGGCCAGCAGACGGCCTTCGACTTCACCTCCCGTGTCATCGACTTTACTGTCCTCACAGAGGCGGACCCTGCAGCCG CCTTTGACGACCCCTATGCCCTGGTGGTGCTGGCTGAGGAGGAGCTGGTGGTGATTGACCTGCAGACAGCAGGCTGGCCACCGGTCCAGCTGCCCTACCTGGCTTCCCTGCACTGTTCCGCCATCACCTGCTCCCACCACGTCTCCAACATCCCCCTGAAGCTGTGGGAGCGGATCATTGCCGCCGGCAGCCAGCAGAATGCGCACTTCTCCACCATG GAGTGGCCAATTGACGGTGGCACCAGCCtgaccccagccccaccccagaggGATCTGCTGCTCACAGG GCACGAGGATGGCACGGTGCGGTTCTGGGATGCCTCAGGTGTCTGCTTGCGGCTGCTGTACAAACTCAGCACGGTGCGCGTGTTCCTCACCGACACGGACCCCAACGAGAACCTCAGTGCCCAGGGCGAGGACGAGTGGCCCCCACTCCGCAAG GTGGGCTCCTTTGACCCCTACAGTGATGACCCCCGGCTGGGCATCCAGAAGATCTTCCTCTGCAAGTACAGTGGCTACCTGGCTGTGGCAGGCACGGCAGGGCAG GTGCTGGTACTGGAACTGAATGATGAGGCAGCGGAGCAGGCTGTGGAGCAGGTGGAGGCCGACCTGCTGCAAGACCAAGAGGGCTACCGCTGGAAGGGGCACGAGCGCCTGGCAGCCCGCTCAGGGCCTGTGCGCTTTGAGCCTGGCTTTCAGCCCTTCGTGTTGGTACAGTGCCAGCCCCCGGCTGTGGTCACCTCCTTGGCCCTGCACTCTGAGTGGCGGCTTGTGGCCTTCGGCACCAGCCATGGCTTTGGCCTCTTTGACCACCAGCAGCGGCGGCAGGTCTTTGTTAA GTGCACGCTGCACCCCAGTGACCAGCTGGCCTTGGAGGGCCCATTGTCCCGCGTCAAGTCCCTCAAGAAGTCCTTGCGTCAGTCATTCCGCCGGATGCGTCGGAGCCGGGTGTCCAGCCGGAAGCGGCGCCCGGCTGGCCCCCCAGGAGAG GTACAGGAGGGGAGCGCCAAGACTGAGCGGCCCGGCCTCCAGAACATGGAGCTGGCACCTGTGCAGCGCAAGATCGAGGCTCGCTCGGCAGAGGACTCCTTCACAGGCTTCGTCCGGACCCTGTACTTTGCTGACACCTACCTGAGGGACA GTTCCCGCCACTGCCCCTCGCTGTGGGCTGGCACCAACGGGGGCACCATCTATGCCTTCTCCTTGCGTGTGCCCCCCGCTGAGCGGAGAATGGATGAGCCTGTGCGGGCAGAGCAGG CCAAGGAGATCCAGCTGATGCACCGGGCGCCGGTGGTGGGCATCCTGGTGCTCGACGGACACAGCGTACCCCTTCCCGAGCCCCTCGAAGTGGCCCATGATCTGTCGAAGAGCCCTGACATGCAGGGAAGCCACCAGCTGCTCGTTGTGTCGGAGGAGCAGTTCAAG GTGTTCACGCTGCCCAAGGTGAGTGCCAAGCTGAAGCTGAAGCTGACGGCCCTGGAGGGCTCAAGGGTGAGGCGGGTCAGCGTGGCCCACTTCGGCAGTCGTCGAGCTGAGGACTATGGGGAGCACCACCTGGCAGTCCTCACCAATCTGGGTGACATCCAGGTGGTGTCGCTGCCACTGCTCAAGCCCCAGGTGCGCTACAGCTGCATCCGCCGGGAGGACGTCAGTGGCATCGCCTCCTGCGTCTTCACCAAATATGGCCAAG GCTTCTACCTGATCTCACCCTCGGAGTTCGAGCGCTTCTCTCTCTCCACCAAGTGGCTGGTGGAGCCCCGGTGTCTGGTGGATTCAGCAGAAACCAAGAACCACCGCCCTGGTAACGGGGCAGGCCCCAAGAAGGCGCCGAGCCGAGCCAG GAACTCAGGGACTCAGAGTGATGGCGAGG AGAAACAGCCCGGCTTGGTGATGGAGCGCGCTTTGCTCAGTGATGAGA GAGTCCTGAAGGAAATCCAGAGCACACTGGAGGGAGACCGCGG GAGCCTCAACTGGCATTCACATCGAGCGGCCATGGGGTgcagcctcagcaatggcggag CAGAGTGA
- the LLGL2 gene encoding LLGL scribble cell polarity complex component 2 isoform X3, whose amino-acid sequence MRRFLRPGHDPVRERLKRDLFQFNKTVEHGFPHQPSALGYSPSLRILAIGTRSGAIKLYGAPGVEFMGLHRENNAVTQIHLLPGQCQLVTLLDDNSLHLWSLKVKGGASELQEDESFTLRGPPGAAPSATQITVVLPHSSCELLYLGTESGNVFVVQLPAFRALEDRTISSDAVLQRLPEEARHRRVFEMVEALQEHPRDPNQILIGYSRGLVVIWDLQGSRVLYHFLSSQQLENIWWQRDGRLLVSCHSDGSYCQWPVSSDAQQPEPLRSLVPYGPFPCKAITKILWLTTRQGLPFTIFQGGMPRASYGDRHCISVIHDGQQTAFDFTSRVIDFTVLTEADPAAAFDDPYALVVLAEEELVVIDLQTAGWPPVQLPYLASLHCSAITCSHHVSNIPLKLWERIIAAGSQQNAHFSTMEWPIDGGTSLTPAPPQRDLLLTGHEDGTVRFWDASGVCLRLLYKLSTVRVFLTDTDPNENLSAQGEDEWPPLRKVGSFDPYSDDPRLGIQKIFLCKYSGYLAVAGTAGQVLVLELNDEAAEQAVEQVEADLLQDQEGYRWKGHERLAARSGPVRFEPGFQPFVLVQCQPPAVVTSLALHSEWRLVAFGTSHGFGLFDHQQRRQVFVKCTLHPSDQLALEGPLSRVKSLKKSLRQSFRRMRRSRVSSRKRRPAGPPGEVQEGSAKTERPGLQNMELAPVQRKIEARSAEDSFTGFVRTLYFADTYLRDSSRHCPSLWAGTNGGTIYAFSLRVPPAERRMDEPVRAEQAKEIQLMHRAPVVGILVLDGHSVPLPEPLEVAHDLSKSPDMQGSHQLLVVSEEQFKVFTLPKVSAKLKLKLTALEGSRVRRVSVAHFGSRRAEDYGEHHLAVLTNLGDIQVVSLPLLKPQVRYSCIRREDVSGIASCVFTKYGQGFYLISPSEFERFSLSTKWLVEPRCLVDSAETKNHRPGNGAGPKKAPSRARNSGTQSDGEEKQPGLVMERALLSDERASTGIHIERPWGAASAMAEQSEWLSGQAAR is encoded by the exons ACGGTGGAGCATGGCTTCCCGCACCAGCCAAGCGCCCTCGGCTACAGCCCGTCCCTGCGTATCCTGGCCATCGGCACCCGTTCTGGAGCCATCAAGCT CTATGGAGCCCCGGGCGTGGAGTTCATGGGGCTGCACCGGGAGAACAACGCAGTGACGCAGATCCACCTCCTGCCCGGCCAG TGCCAGCTGGTCACCCTGCTGGATGACAACAGCCTGCACCTTTGGAGCCTGAAGGTCAAGGGCGGAGCATCGGAGCTGCAGGAGGATGAGAGCTTCACACTGCGTGGCCCCCCAGG GGCTGCCCCCAGTGCCACACAGATCACCGTGGTCCTGCCCCATTCCTCGTGCGAACTGCTGTACCTGGGCACCGAGAGCGGCAACGTGTTTGTGGTGCAGCTGCCAGCTTTTCGCGCGCTGGAGGACCGGACCATCAGCTCGGACGCGGTGCTGCAGCG GTTGCCAGAGGAGGCCCGCCACCGGCGGGTGTTCGAGATGGTGGAGGCGCTGCAGGAGCACCCTCGAGACCCCAACCAGATCCTGATCGGCTACAGCCGAGGTCTTGTTGTCATCTGGGACCTGCAGGGCAGCCGTGTGCTCTACCACTTCCTCAGCAGCCAG CAACTGGAGAACATCTGGTGGCAGCGGGACGGCCGCCTACTCGTCAGCTGTCACTCCGATGGCAGCTACTGCCAGTGGCCCGTGTCCAGCGACGCCCAGCAACCAGAGCCCCTCCGCAGCCTCGTGCCTTACG GTCCCTTTCCTTGCAAAGCGATTACCAAAATCCTCTGGCTGACCACTAGGCAGGG GTTGCCCTTCACCATCTTCCAGGGCGGCATGCCACGGGCCAGCTACGGGGACCGCCACTGCATCTCAGTGATCCACGATGGCCAGCAGACGGCCTTCGACTTCACCTCCCGTGTCATCGACTTTACTGTCCTCACAGAGGCGGACCCTGCAGCCG CCTTTGACGACCCCTATGCCCTGGTGGTGCTGGCTGAGGAGGAGCTGGTGGTGATTGACCTGCAGACAGCAGGCTGGCCACCGGTCCAGCTGCCCTACCTGGCTTCCCTGCACTGTTCCGCCATCACCTGCTCCCACCACGTCTCCAACATCCCCCTGAAGCTGTGGGAGCGGATCATTGCCGCCGGCAGCCAGCAGAATGCGCACTTCTCCACCATG GAGTGGCCAATTGACGGTGGCACCAGCCtgaccccagccccaccccagaggGATCTGCTGCTCACAGG GCACGAGGATGGCACGGTGCGGTTCTGGGATGCCTCAGGTGTCTGCTTGCGGCTGCTGTACAAACTCAGCACGGTGCGCGTGTTCCTCACCGACACGGACCCCAACGAGAACCTCAGTGCCCAGGGCGAGGACGAGTGGCCCCCACTCCGCAAG GTGGGCTCCTTTGACCCCTACAGTGATGACCCCCGGCTGGGCATCCAGAAGATCTTCCTCTGCAAGTACAGTGGCTACCTGGCTGTGGCAGGCACGGCAGGGCAG GTGCTGGTACTGGAACTGAATGATGAGGCAGCGGAGCAGGCTGTGGAGCAGGTGGAGGCCGACCTGCTGCAAGACCAAGAGGGCTACCGCTGGAAGGGGCACGAGCGCCTGGCAGCCCGCTCAGGGCCTGTGCGCTTTGAGCCTGGCTTTCAGCCCTTCGTGTTGGTACAGTGCCAGCCCCCGGCTGTGGTCACCTCCTTGGCCCTGCACTCTGAGTGGCGGCTTGTGGCCTTCGGCACCAGCCATGGCTTTGGCCTCTTTGACCACCAGCAGCGGCGGCAGGTCTTTGTTAA GTGCACGCTGCACCCCAGTGACCAGCTGGCCTTGGAGGGCCCATTGTCCCGCGTCAAGTCCCTCAAGAAGTCCTTGCGTCAGTCATTCCGCCGGATGCGTCGGAGCCGGGTGTCCAGCCGGAAGCGGCGCCCGGCTGGCCCCCCAGGAGAG GTACAGGAGGGGAGCGCCAAGACTGAGCGGCCCGGCCTCCAGAACATGGAGCTGGCACCTGTGCAGCGCAAGATCGAGGCTCGCTCGGCAGAGGACTCCTTCACAGGCTTCGTCCGGACCCTGTACTTTGCTGACACCTACCTGAGGGACA GTTCCCGCCACTGCCCCTCGCTGTGGGCTGGCACCAACGGGGGCACCATCTATGCCTTCTCCTTGCGTGTGCCCCCCGCTGAGCGGAGAATGGATGAGCCTGTGCGGGCAGAGCAGG CCAAGGAGATCCAGCTGATGCACCGGGCGCCGGTGGTGGGCATCCTGGTGCTCGACGGACACAGCGTACCCCTTCCCGAGCCCCTCGAAGTGGCCCATGATCTGTCGAAGAGCCCTGACATGCAGGGAAGCCACCAGCTGCTCGTTGTGTCGGAGGAGCAGTTCAAG GTGTTCACGCTGCCCAAGGTGAGTGCCAAGCTGAAGCTGAAGCTGACGGCCCTGGAGGGCTCAAGGGTGAGGCGGGTCAGCGTGGCCCACTTCGGCAGTCGTCGAGCTGAGGACTATGGGGAGCACCACCTGGCAGTCCTCACCAATCTGGGTGACATCCAGGTGGTGTCGCTGCCACTGCTCAAGCCCCAGGTGCGCTACAGCTGCATCCGCCGGGAGGACGTCAGTGGCATCGCCTCCTGCGTCTTCACCAAATATGGCCAAG GCTTCTACCTGATCTCACCCTCGGAGTTCGAGCGCTTCTCTCTCTCCACCAAGTGGCTGGTGGAGCCCCGGTGTCTGGTGGATTCAGCAGAAACCAAGAACCACCGCCCTGGTAACGGGGCAGGCCCCAAGAAGGCGCCGAGCCGAGCCAG GAACTCAGGGACTCAGAGTGATGGCGAGG AGAAACAGCCCGGCTTGGTGATGGAGCGCGCTTTGCTCAGTGATGAGA GAGCCTCAACTGGCATTCACATCGAGCGGCCATGGGGTgcagcctcagcaatggcggag CAGAGTGAGTGGCTGAGCGGCCAGGCTGCACGATGA